AGCTTCGACATGCCATCGCGGGAACTCTGCTCGCCGCCGAAACGGCGGCGCCACTAGGTCCCGGAAGGCTCTCTGCCCAGCTCCGACGGCGGGAAGAGGACcaagaggatgaggaagaagTCGACGCGGGAGATTCGGCAGTACATGCGGAGGGAGTAGAGTGCAGCGCGATCACGTGGCGGGCAACGGTGAGGGAGAATCAGGTGCTGCGGCTGGACATGGATAGCATGAAGACGCGGGTGCATCAGCTGGAGCGGGAGTGCTCCACGATGAAGAAAGTCATCGAGAAGATCGACAAGCAGGCGGTCGCGCCAGCAAATGGACGGTGGATGAGAGGCTCCTCGAAACTGACGAGGAGGTTCGGGTGTAAGTTCAAGACACAGGTGTGTGACTCACACGAAGCGACGGTCGTGGATGCTCCAAGAAGAGGACGACACCATCATCAGCAGTAAAGCCTCGGCGCATGAAACCGATTCCTCTTCGGTGGATTCCACGGTAGTCCGACGTGTAATCGCAATTGACGTAATAATGTATCGAGTCGCTGTAATAGTATGCCACGTGGAGTCAGACAAAAGCTGGGAAATAAAAATTCGACACATCTTTTGAGGAGGTGATGGGCACCACACATGAAATCATATATACACGAAACGTATGTATTTGTACGATATGATTCAGTGGGGGCACACGGAGAAGCGTTAGTGGAAACAGCTTTTTAATGACACgtggctgatttttttttttttttttcccttacatTGGACCATTGGAAGTAGGTTGGTTAAGAATAATAAGACCTGaagattataataaatatataaaaatttaataatccGTTTGGGTGTTTGTCTGTGAATGTTGGGGGGGTCGGATTTGGTGAGAAGTCGTAGTCAGACAAGGGCACATTTACTACCGATGTGTTTGTTGTGTTCATAGTTCATGCTTGCTCCAtaataatatgattattatatgttatataatcCACTTTCCTATGGCTTATTATCGAAGAGAAAAACATGTCATGGTTTTTTCTACCCTAACCAAATCATGATATAACAGTGTTTTCTAATACAAGTTTTACATTagaagaaaatgactattataATGATTCGGTATTGACgaatatcatatttttcttgaacACCTTTGACAATTGGAGTGCCaattaaacaaattatacattaattccATAATGGATGTCTGCAACATTGGATGTCTGCATAATGTTGCGCAATAGACTATAACTAACAATACGTTTAGATGGATACCCCCTTATTAATATTCCACAatgtttattagatttttatagtGGCAAAGATTCAACTCTCTTAGTTTGTATTTTATTGAACAAAAATGCAGCTCTTTTTCCAATTTTGCAATCTTGCTTGAaaagattagagagagagagagaagcgtGAATACAAAGTATCGATGTAGAAAGCAGGAATCATTAGATAATCCTGAGACgattctaaaactaaaaattgaaacatgaatATTGTAATTGTTGGTTACAATGTAAATGTTTTGGACTGAAGGAaaatgagcatatatatatatatatatatatatacatatagtacTAATACAATAGGGAGTGTTTAAAACGAAGGAGAATGAGGGTACATACAATACAAGTACTGGTCCAAATTAatctgaattaaaaaaaaaaaaaaagttggaagtCAGACAAGAgcacatttaaatttttaatgattgtATTAGAAACATTGGGTTCATAATGATTGTATTGGAGAAAGTCCACCGCCTatggtttttggttttaaaaaaaaaaaaaaaaagagagcaaTGTTAGATAATGTCccacaattattttgaaaaaaaatgagacttattattaaaaatttaatttaatttttttttatataaattccgtatttactcatatttttttaaaaaaattaagtagtaTTTATGCACACACGACTCAAATAGAGCTATGGTACAGCACATCATGGCTAGCAATGGGTGAGATCCTTGTGATGATTCTGAACAAGTCAGGTTGTGACAAAAGTTTTGGGTGTGTAGCACGAATATTTAGTGGTCAAAAAGCtatatgacaaaaaaaatttgttctTTGTATTTTATAGCCATCCGTAGGAATGAAAAAACACAAAGAGCAATGTAATGTAGTTGTTGTTTTATCATATCACAAGACACACTTGTATAAGTACTATATAACTATGAAATATCAATCGATCTAAAGCATTATTCAATTAGGAATACATATGATCGCCTTTGTTTTCGGTTTATTTTGTTACTTATTTGCATTACCAAGATTGTAATTTTGgctgacaaaaataaatataagagaacTAGATACATAAAATtgatctataatatttattattacatgtgtgaattttttaaataatattaactaCTTAATAAATGATATAAGACGAACTTTATTGATTGATATCTTTAAAGTTTAAGAGAAGGTCTTGGTTTTGAAGTATTACTTCATTTAAGGTTCAAGATTCAACACCTCGTAGGTGCAAACTAGGGGTgtcaatatgtgacatgacctgttaacccaatacgaacacgacacgataataACGGATTTGAGTTTAGTCTTAACGGGTTTGGATAAAAATGGATTAAcccattaagacacgattgtttaacgggttgataacgggtcaacctgttaagaaagttaaacttaaaattataccattatacctaaaagtaaaatttttgagatttttatttcgatatttttattttttggattgtaattttagacttgtaattagttttttattttttttttatagatattgtgattttaacatttgtataaaataatgcTAAATTTAATAAGGCCAAACAGGTTAATTTTGGGtttgttcaacccatttacataacgGTTTGAAACAGGTTGGGTTGGGTCGTGTCGTATTACTCTATTTCGTAGTATTCATTAATGTGTTGatatgacacgacccgttatgttaatgggttgtgttagggtttgagattttaataTGATAAGCTTAACATGTTGTGTttgggttgacctatatagtataatatatataccttaACACGACACAAACACGACTCGTTAACACAATTTGACACCAGTGCAAACAATTATTTGGGGTCACACCTTCTGGTGAAAAGTTAGCGATTTAACTAGTTCTGTGCAGAAAAACTTCTGAATGGCAGTGCACtggattaaaatttattctgcaAGGATAGGTCTGAAGAGCCCTACCTTGAAGAGGTTCcccaacatttaaaaaaaaagtttgagagattttataatttatataagtttttatccaataaaatgtataaatttttgttGGGCTTGGAAAATCCTTTATTCGGGCATGTGATTGATCAATTGTCGTTCACTTTTGTTGCTCTTTTAAATTGGGCTAAAAACCGAGAAAACTTTTAAAAACTGGGCTGAAACTTTAACGAACCGAGCGGACTCCGTTCGACGGCGCTCTTGCATGACAACACGTAAGCAACGACATGACCGAGCAAAGAGTGTTGCGTCGGGCGTGGCGAACCGTGAATCCTCGGACCCCAACACTCGAAGCTAtctgaaatagtttgtgagatCCGAAACTTCGcacaattttttaacattattcacTTAACTGTGCTGTAAACCAAGCGCCCCAACAGTTACGATAACCAATTGATTGTACTTTGTAGAGATAGATCCAAACCACTGGTTTACAGCCACTTTTTTTCTGTACTTTATCTTCGTTTCGCTATCTtctctgataatttttttaaagaaaattatatcccAGTTGGCTTTGCaaattcatcttctttttctgtttGGACTTGAAGCGTAATGGGGAGGAAGGATAATTTGGCCATGAAAACTGATCCGGCCACGGCGGATTTGATCGACTCTGATAACAAAGAACTCAAGATCGCCGCAAAGAGGCTCATCAATCATGCCACTAAGCTTGGTGGCCTCGGCTTTGGGACTTCTTTTCTCAAATGGGTCGCTTCCTTCGCTGCGATGTGAGTGCTGTTTGTCGCCACCATGAATTCTATATCCGATCGTTCTTAACATTTGTGTTTTGGTACATCTCTAGTTGTTTGGTATTGGATAacttttaatgtttctaatGTAATGTGCATGTAATAGTTTTATATGTTATGCCTAGAAAAGGGAGAGTGATATTAAGGTCATTATCTTTGTCGTTATAGGGAATAATCCTTGTTGAAAATGATACTTATTGATTTTAAATCTCCCtttcttttccaaataaaattttgccGACGGTGTTTACCTCTGTCGATCTTCTTATTGTCAAGGTCAAAATGTGTACGGATTTGAATACTATTTTCTGCACTTTTAGGTGCCGGTTTGGTGTCATCAATCATTTAATCACTTAAATTATATTGTCTAATACAATTACCATGTGTGAGCTCATAGAAACCAACTTAGAAAAGgaatttgacatttttatttgaGATGTAGAGTAGAGTTAGGGTTCTAGTTCAGGACCCCTATTTTGGTACCATGTTGAATTACCaattacccaaaaaaaatgggataagaaaaggttaattttatcaattaaataaagtatattgTCTAACATATCCTGTATATTCTGATGCTTTTAGATGGTTCATACTGACCCAGATGAATAAATTTGCATGCCTATAGTTTGTGAACTGGGGTACAACAAGGTTCTGATTGTTCTGCTACATATCCAGTTAATTAGTATCCATAGGTGGGATGGGATTGAGGGAGAGCTCAAGTTTGGAGTGCTATTTGCTTTCCTGAACAACCAACAATTTGAGTTGTTAGATTGTGatattatcatttctctttcaacAGTTTGACTAATCAGATTTACCCTGACGCCATATGGCACCAAGGCTTTTAAAGTGTAACTGTTAGTAGCATTCTCTTTCAATAATCATGAGCCATGACTGGATACAAAATGTACTTTGtttataaattcatcttatgaTAAAACTTTTGTTTCAAATATAGAAGTTACCTAGTTTGCTATAGACGTATGTAAAAAATCTCAAAGCTCACTTATCTCCTCCAGATTATGCTTGACAGCATCTTTCATTGAATAATATTGATACATTATCacctctacattttttttttttacgtgatGGAAGTAAATGCTTCAGTATGAACTGTAGTGTCTCTTTCACCTTGGGGGAGTATTGTATAATAATCTGGGGCCCATTTAAGAAGCAGGATATTTTCCTTTCAACTCAAatgtagtttttttaatatattttgtttagtatTGACTGAGCTAATTAAAGAATGTTGTTTTGGGGATGGCTCCCCCACCCCAAAATGTTGGTCCACCCCTGATGTAGagcaaaatcttttttttttctgcatatgTGCTTCAGTTGCTTCCCCCACTTGTATATGTAACCACTACAGTTCCAAAGAGTACCATGTTTtaacatttatttcattttttgttgcAGTTATTTGCTGATATTGGATCGAACCAACTGGAGAACAAACATGCTGACTTCACTTTTAGTCCCTTACATATTCTTTAGCCTTCCTTCGGTGTTGTTCAATTTTTTCAGGTCATAATTCCTAATGGTGGCacattttttcttccttttatttttcctttgttttttagtATATTCTGCTACTTTATTTCTTGATAAATTTTCTACAAAACTATTCAGAGGAGAGGTAGGGAGATGGATTGCTTTCATCGCAGTTATACTAAGGCTTTTCTTCCCGCGACACTTCCCAGGTATATGCTTCAGTCACCAACCATCCATCTTACATGTCACTTTTAAGCATATCTCGCTTTGCCACCCTCTTCACCATTGTCGCTTTCATCACTCGTCTTCCTAATTACTTTAAGCAGAAAAGGAAATTATTCTGACAGTTCTGGTGAAGGTGGCAAAGATGGGGTGAATGTTACCAGTACAGCCCTCCCTCCCTCTTACATGCGCGCACACATTCAGAAATATTATCATCTGAATTATGTTTCTTATAAATGTAACTCTAAATATCACAACTTGTGCGTGGGCAATATTGTTATGCCTGCTGGCTCCATGAGTTGTACACACTTTAATACTTCCTTAGACACTACTTAAGAAAACACAGGAAGATAGTGTTCAGTTGCTTGTATTTACTGTACGTGTGAATGACTCTAAACATGTCATTGTCATGGTCACTGTACTTGTTCACAAAGTTATTACTTGATATCTCTGCAGATTGGCTGGAGATGCCAGGATCTTTGATTCTTCTCTTGGTTGTGGCTCCCAGCTTCTTTGCACACACCTTGAAGGATAGCTGGGTTGGTATTGTGATATGCCTTATCATTGGTTGTTACCTACTGCAAGAGCACATCCGAGCATCTGGTGGATTCAGAAATTCCTTCACTCAAACCCATGGAATATCGAACACGGTTGGCATTATCCTTCTGTTAGTCTATCCTGTATGGGCACTTGTCATCCACTTCCTCTAGGCACAAGATTATCTATCTGAGTTgtgatttatcttctttcttccgCAACATCTAgccatgattttattttcaacattGTTTTCTCAGTTTAAAGTTGGAtggattttcaatattttccctTACAATTAATTTccaatttatttgattttattgcttttatgGCTTGTCAAGAAGGTATATTAGATTTTTCATGTATTTCTtgtagcattatttttttatcctataGACCATTATGCTAGCCGCAAATAggttttttgaagtttttcttgTAGCATTTGTTGTCCCTCCTTTCAGTTTCTGACATCTTGAACATTTCATGGAACATCCTTTGaaccatatttttttacaagaaatttgcgacactttaaattttaaatacgCCGGGGCAGGTTTCCTCTCGAGTCTAGAGGTCTCTAGTGAGGTGGAAAGTATCTTTCACTTTCGTGGAAGGCTAGTTTGCCAAGGGCAAGAGGTGGATGGCAATTATCAGCTGCTGGGTTAGAACTGAGACAAGAACAAGGTTGGCAATAGTGAAAGGAAGATGACAGATGTTTTAGCAAAAGTATGGAACAGATTATCATTAACAAAGGAAGAAAAGGATGAAGTTGTGATTACTAGGAAAGATATTGAACTGACTATGGAAAGAGGTAAACTATGTCTGGTGGGTAAACTAATAGcagataaaaaaataagccGAGAGGCTTTCAAAAACACCATGTCCAAGGTCTCGAAATTCTGTGATgttattaaaattattgaagTGGGAGAGAACCTTTATATCGGGGACTCGAGGCAAGTTGTAAATGCAGTGATGAGTGATAGAGAACAACATGGTATGTTGAGTTGTTTGCCCACTGGAATTATAGACTTAGAAAGTGTAATAGCATGTATATTGCCCCTTGTAATGGCTGAAAGCCATATAACTGCTTGATGAACGAAGTTGAAtggttttattcaaaaaaaaaaataataaaataaatacgcCATTTTGACAGGGTAAAgtcttttagtttattttatttaaatactagaCTTTAAAAAACACTTAATGTTAATAATTAACGTTAATTTGTCTGGAGGTTATAAATAGAAATGGATTCtcattcttatttttctttccaatgtCAATACGTCTGAATCATTTTGGGCCTCTACTTTATTTTGGGCCGAATACGGCCCTGCCAGCTCGAAACTTATAGTGACAGTATATAGACAGTGAAATGGTTTTTGTCATGTTTAAACCAGGATATTATCCAGTTATTTGATGGGATTGAATAATCCAATCTATTAAAtgcaaggaaaataatttacttACAATTTCCAGACTTTTTTTATAACTCTATATTAAATGAAagattgttttataaaattaaaattcatttctaataaaaatgGCATTCTTGCATTGATCTATAGTAAAAGATCAATCATATTCTCATGTCTGTGTATAGAATACATATAGTAAAGTATTTACaagacataatttgatttgaaagataaattttaaaatttgagtattataaattaaattttattatttaaataatgtagATGATGTGTAGAAGTGATATGGATGGTGTATTTTATACACCCCGACTTGAAATAAGTCTATATCATAAGATTCAcattatctatatttttagaaataaatcattcaattttcaattcaatttcATTATTGTTAATGAAATTGCCTAGAACCTGTTCTCCGTCGTAGTCAGGCGAGACTGAGAATATCTTTATCCCAAACAAGAAATGTCCAGGTGGCAAACTAAAAACACAAGGGCATTAGCTTCAACCAACCAATAAGAGAGAGCCTTATCCTATCCCAGTATCTTACTCGCAGCAAGGCCACCAAATAATTCCTGTTGTCCCATTCTCCATTCTCCCACCACCACACAAAAACCTTCTCTTTTGGTTTTGCCTCTCAGAATATAGATAAAAACTAGTTTCTGAGGGTGAGTGAGAATTAAAGAGATCAGCTTTGAACACAACAATGGCAGCCTCCCTGCAAGCAGCGGCTACACTCATGCAACCCGCCAAGGTGGGTGTCGTGTCTTCTAGGAGCAGTCTACAGCTGAGGTCTTCACAGAGTGTTTCCAAGTCCTTTGGCGTGGAAACAGTTGCAGCCAGGCTGACCTGCTCTCTGCAAGCTGATTTCAAGGACTTGGCTCACAAATGTGTCGACGCTACCAAGATTGCCGGCTTTGCTCTTGCTACTTCTGCTCTCGTTGTCTCGGTATGcctgttttctttttgtttactCTTTGTTATACTGATCTTCATATAATTGTGAcacaacaaatttgagaatgataaataaGGTTAATTCGAATTACGTAGAAGTTTTACAATACTTGTCTTAGATCAGCTCATATCAAGTTGTTGGATTGTACATTTACATTGCTTAGGAGGGCTATTGTCTAGAAtctcttaaaataatttcacactTCAACATCATCAAGAGCTTAACATGTTGCTCTAGAAAAttatagagagagaagaggCCTTTGTTGGAACACTCACTTTTTTCACACAGCACCAAACTAACGTGCGTAgaacttttatttaaagaattttcTAATGAATCGGTCAATTAATTGCCAGTAGCAGAGAGTAAATCAGTGGTGGGGAGTTAATTAACTCCTTAGAACTTCCATATCCATGTAGACACAACATAGACACAAAATATTCTTCGAAGAATATTTGCCGATAGATCTTTCGTGGAAGTTTGAATGTCATAAAGGACTAGGAAATTAAGGAT
Above is a genomic segment from Juglans microcarpa x Juglans regia isolate MS1-56 chromosome 1D, Jm3101_v1.0, whole genome shotgun sequence containing:
- the LOC121265293 gene encoding cold-regulated 413 plasma membrane protein 2-like — protein: MGRKDNLAMKTDPATADLIDSDNKELKIAAKRLINHATKLGGLGFGTSFLKWVASFAAIYLLILDRTNWRTNMLTSLLVPYIFFSLPSVLFNFFRGEVGRWIAFIAVILRLFFPRHFPDWLEMPGSLILLLVVAPSFFAHTLKDSWVGIVICLIIGCYLLQEHIRASGGFRNSFTQTHGISNTVGIILLLVYPVWALVIHFL